aaccatatatatttgtatctaatattttaacttatatacaacacatttttcttttacttaatatgtttgaaaacaataaaatacaatttcatataatatttttttcatatatatattttcattttattattattatttgatattatatttacaattttggaTTATTCTGTATTACATACAGTATTATAAACCATCATGTTTACtggctgctttatttattttacttcacaAGAAATTCTAATTAGTatgcagtaaatatatatatatatatatacagctttaCATGAAATTctgattattaagtaataaatcttcttgtttttatttgccaagtttactatatttattttttaaagcatcagtTTATTGTGTTTCTATTTATGGATTGAAAATAGTCCAAATAATACTGGGGGGCTTGATGTTAAAAACAGTAGTGAAGGGGAGAAAAAGTTCATGTTGGGTAGGAGTGAAAAGTCACACATAACCTGATGACTCAAATCTGTATATGTTCCCACACCGGGGCTGGACTTCTCCCTCTCTCACTGTAGTCAGGTCTGGGACACACAGGCCTGTGGAGGTGTCACTTCACACCTCTGAGACCCGGGCTAATATAAAGCCTCCCTCCAGCAAACCCTCCGGCATCACCGACTCCCAAACCACACAGAATGGACGTGTCTTCTCCTTTCTTCAGCTACTTCACACAAAACTCCTGGAGCTGCCCGAGTTCAGACTCTGAATTCTACAACATCTCATCTCCTGAAGCTGTTTCTCCTCCTTCCTACATGGACTTCTCTCCTTCAGCCCAGCTTCAAAACAATTCTTCTCCACCTCCCGAAGGTGCAAAGGCTCCCATGACCGGTTCCTCACATCAGGACGGCTCGCGTTCCCGTGTTGGGACTAGAAGAACTCGCTGCAAAAACCCGAGCAAGCAAAGACAGAGCACCAGCGAGAAGGAGAAGCTCAGGATGAGGGATCTGACCAAAGCTCTCCACCACCTCAGGACTTACTTACCTCCTTCTGTTGCTCCTGTCGGCCAAACCTTGACCAAGATCGAGACCCTTCGCCTCACCATCCGCTACATCTCCTATCTGTCTGCTCAACTAGGCCTCAGTGAGGAGTCTCTCTGCCAGATGAGGGACCTGAGAGCTCCTAGATACCAAGAATCAGCTCAAACTCAAGGCTATTCACCTCCAGAGTACTGGGGACTCGGCACGTCACATCAAGAACTGTCTCAGAGCACCTTCAGACCTTCAGAGCATGTGTTGAGGAAGACAGAGATGGCCTGTCATCAGGTCTGCATGAGCATGGAAACATCTGCTTATGATGATTCCTTCAACTCCAGCTCCGAATCTCTTCTGGAAGGCCCTTTGTATGCAGACACCGCACCAACATATCAGGTGTGTACTTTGTTTAACACTTCTGAATATGCATGATGCATATCGTGttagcttttttttaaatgtgaatagtGGTAtctaaatttaataaatgtacatttctccctctctttctagGACTACAACAAAGCTGTCCACTGTCCGATTGTACCAGAATTCTGGGGATGAAGCTTTCATCGgacttttcatatatttaaaactttttctaGATATTTTCTGTGGATGCCACTGTACAGTATTTAacgtattttaatatattgttttatcttattttcaagatttctattttaatattatatattttgtatgttatCGTTTTTGTACCAAAATTATActaatttattgatatttataataaaacatcgAAATGTCAATGTCGTTTTGATTTTGTGTATTGACTTTTAACTTTAggatgttgtttatttattattaaataacaattaaatggACTTCACTGTCATCTTTTTTGCAGCTTATTTCAATAATTGTTCAACCATCAATATATTCTCAAACTAAGGTTATtatagaaacaaataaacatttagtaaaataagtgtatatatatatatatatatatatatatatatatatatatatatatatatatatatatatatatatatatatacattttctcatttttatttagtctaTACATTAACTTAATGtattaaacaaaactaaataaaaaataaaaaactttaaaataaaaaaatacaaaacaaaaatactggcTAACATTAAAATTagaactgaaaacataaaaataaaaactacttcaAAACATTAATAGAGACTGTAATAGCTTCTCAGTTATTGTATAAATCACGCTTTTTGAAACATTCTAGATGAGTCTCGAAAGAGAGGAAATGAATCCGTTTGCTTTTATTGTAAGGCAGTGTATTGTCTCCGTTAGAGGGCGCAGTTTTACAGCCACATGCAGCTTCAAGCCAATGAGTTTAGCACATGACTCTTCCTCTTCATCTCACTCTTGACACACTGTAACTTTAGTTCTGGACTTAAGCAAAAAATTATCTTATAGTTCTGTCTTTATCTTCTGTTGTATACTGTATACCTGATGTTACACAGCAATGTGAGTTACACTCGAAAAGAATGGCTGATTTCATTGCATTTCTTCTAAATACAGTTTCATTTGAATTCTTTGATGATACAATGCAATTCTACCAATCATGTTGACTGATAACATTACCcctgacagaaaaaaagatgcaaacgATCTGCTggaatgtgctttttttttttttttttttttttttttttttgcagagacaGGCAGTTACACTATAAGTGGAGGCTTTGAGTCTCTCCTCAGTGATTTAGATGTAAATTACACTCAGAGTCCTGTTAATAGATCTTCACAGCCAGCATTCACATACAGGAACAGCAGACTCCAGgagataaattaaatttaatatggaGCAAAACAGTTAACCAGAACAAGATAAAATGgggttaaaacataaaacatctaaaatatgAAGCAGCTATATAATGTagcaaaaaactgtatttgtcatttgcaaatgcaaaaacatagtattattattattattattattattattattattattattattatttcttttattattattattattatgtggaaaACACTTTTTTGTCAACAATATATTTTTGCCCtccaatattaaaatataacagaCGTAAGCTAGAAAAGGGCTTGAAAAACACAGATTCAGTTCTTCTTgaatataatgtgtgtatatttacccttttcattcacaatttgtttttaattcccacactgtaaaaaattgtcctgtaaattaacggtagtatactggcagcagggtttccagcagtgtaccgtaattttacagttttattactgttttctgaattacggcttttttgtaaattaacggtaatatactggcagcagggtttccagctgtgtaccgttattttacagtttccagaattacagcttttctgtaaattaacggtaatatactggcagcagggtttccagctgtgtactgttattttacagttttctgaattacagctttttttgtaaattaacagtaatatactggcagcaagGTTTCCAGCGGTGTACCGtaatttttcaggatcattactgtattctagttttttttttttttctaaaccgtagaactggcaattttgccaatcattaactttattaaaaatatctgtattttaacaaattcacaaactggcatttcatttatactaaaaagtggcagcaaatagacagaaaagagaagaccaagggggtatttcttctagaacactatttatttaagtgcccaaccaataattcaaatgctttctccaaaaaaaataagcaatcaaaatggaagagtcagtctttgtatgtgttagagaaagatgagatgaagagagaagaaaattaaccaatttacaaaacagacaatgtgcaaaatgaaccctgcagaagtctgtggacatatttaaacaaatttaagttgaccatataaaacacaaaacaagcagccattttaggtctagctttgtgctatgagtatgacaatgcatgggcatgggcttggagtgtacgttcccctaaaaacagcctttaagaaatggcaaacaacttctgaacaagaatcttattttggtgtaataagtcaaaacctggcaaggatttgtagaacagtccaagaacgtttcagaagcataaaactgtcaccaactctgatgcaagtgtagccagggaggggtgtagtctgaaacataaaaattgagaaaaatcctttttaagttaaaataacatcagcagaattttaatagaacgtaacaaaaaacatgtatactgcataataatataaaacatttcagaaacttaggaccctacgatttccacgatgtgaaaaacatggaggcaatcacggaatcaaatcatgaaaacggaattaggcaaataatgtggattgtcacagaatttgtcacatttgtgatgaatacaataaaatagtgttgtacactaactgaaatcgcgatgtggattagtgtattaattaataaaagttgcaatattatgttagaagttgtacttataatttttgtaaagttatccaaaggattaattagctaatcaaaaaaggGAACActagattaaagggggggggggttgaaatgctatttcatgcatactgaagttttttttacactgttaaagagttggattcccatgctaaacatcgacaaagtttcaaaaattaagttgtacgtttgtacgtttgaaggagtatttttgttccaaaaatactccttccggtttgtcacaagtttcggaaagttttttttcgagtatggctctgtgtgacgttagatggagcggaatttccttatatgggtcctgagggcaagtctgccggaagagcgcgtgctcacgtatagcgaggctgagcacagacattccctgatcagagcgagagcgtcgcaaaatgtcacaaaagaagtgtctttttggttgccagggcaagacaaccctgcacagattaccaaaaaaaaacagcattaagggaccagtggatggagtttatttttacagagcatcaacggagttgtgcaagtgtttgtgtttgttccctgcatttcgaagatgcttgttttacaaacaaggcccagtttgacgacggatttgcgtatcgtttatttcttaaggatgatgcaatcccaacgaaaaagggtcacgatcgtgtgttggaaccgcaggtggtgagtaaaactgcttaaaatatctctgcctccttgttagtgtgtccgcctcccataccgagacccgggttcgagccccgctcggagcgagtcgttgctgctgctgctctcgttcagtttcagcctctgtaacgacagataaaagaggaggaagcaattgcaggcaatcagatgttgtttattgataaggagtgtccagagtgttggcaatggcaaggaaggtctacggtggcgtgcgaagagcgggatggtgaagtcagcggtgcaggtgaaggtggtcaatggttagaaccaggaacagaccggaacactgacacgcggacgacaacacgaatccaaccagcacacaaacacggaagacggtaatccagtggtacgtggagacataagagaggatctgacaacagagagagagcgaggtgagtataagtagcagaggtatgatgacgatcagctggagcgagacaatcaacacccaggtgatgacaatcaactaaacgaacacatggagacaacgtaagtacaaaaacaataacaaaacatgacacggaggaaacactggatttcctaccgtgacagtaccctctcccctaggacgtcacctgacgttcccagcctgctttacctgtagattgtaatcatctataaggtggtgatccaatatgtcccgagcaggaacccaactcctctcctccggaccgtaaccttcccaatccaccaagtactgaaaaccgcgtcccctccgtctagagtccagaatacgattaaccaaataggtggtttccccattaacgagacgaggcggggggggaaccggagcaggcggattaagacgggaagaaatcaccgatttaattttggagacgtggaacacgggatgaatcctcctgtacgccggaggaaggctaagacgcacggtaaccggattaataatcttggtaatagaaaacgggccaataaatttgggagcaagtttgttagaaacggaccgcataggaatgttctgggtagaaagccacactctttgaccgacgacgtaacggggaggcttcgaccggtggcgatcggccttagccttggtgcgcgacctagcctggagcagagctctgcgagctctggtccaggtgcggtgacacctctggactaatgcgtgtgcggaggggaccgaaacctcggattccgtactaacaaaattaggtggttggtaccctaaactacacttaaatggagacatgcccgtagatgacactggtaaagaattgtgtgcgtactccacaactgagagttgctgacaccaggacgaaggattattggaaaccaaacatcgcaaaaccctctcgacatcctgattggctcgttcggtttgaccattgctctggggatggaacccggaagaaagactaacagtcgctcctaacaatttacaaaactctcgccaaaatttggacacaaattggggacccctgtcagaaaccacgtctgtcgggaggccatgtatgcggaagacgtggtcaatgacagctaccgctgtttccttggctgaaggtaatttgggcaagggaataaaatgagtcgccttcgagaaccggtccactacggttaaaatcaccgtattgcctttagagggcgggagggcggtgataaaatctagcgaaatgtgggaccagggtcttgaagggacagacagcggtaagagtaacccatctggaggtcgattggaagtcttaccaatagcgcaaactgaacaagccaagacgaaatcgtggacgtcacgagccataccaggccaccaaaatcgttgcttgaccagaaatctagttctactaacccctgggtgacaagcaacactggaacaatgaccccactggagaacgtctgaccgtaacctctccggcacaaacaatcggttcggtgggcaacgagccgggggcgttaccccttctaaggcggtcaacaccttcgattcgacctcccatctgagcgcggagataatgatggtccccggtaaaatgggctcgggagtagcagtacgatcggaacgctcaaaaagacgggataaagcatcgggtttgatgtttttggaacccggccggtaagaaagtgtaaaatcgaaacgaccgaaaaacaatgcccaccgagcctgcctggagttaagtcttttggcggttctaatgtattcgagattcttatggtccgtccatacaatgaaaggtacacccgacccttcaagccagtgacgccattcttccagtgcaagtttgactgccaacaactctcgattgccaatgtcataattaacttctgcaggagataaacggtgagaataatacgcgcacggatgcacctttccgtctgaggatgcgcgttgggataacactgctcctacccccacctctgacgcgtcgacctccactatgaattgacgtgagcgatcaggggtgacgagaatgggagctgaaacaaagcagcttttcagtttggcaaacgcagcctcagctgcgtctgaccacctgaacgtcaaactaggggaggtcaaggcggtcagaggagcggctagttggctgaaattgcgaatgaaacgccggtaaaaattggcgaaccccagaaatctctgcagggccttgcgagactctggggatggccaatttaccacagccttaaccttctcaggatccatgcgaacaccctcagtcgaaatgatgtgtcctagaaaagaaacagactgtgcatgaaaaacgcatttctccgccttgacaagcaatccattctctagcaaccgcagaagcactcgtcgtacgtgttgcacgtgttcctggagagacgaagaaaagatcaatatgtcatccaggtaaacatatatgaacagatcgaccatgtctcgcaacacgtcattaacgagtgcttgaaagactgccggcgagttggttagcccgaacggcataacgcagtactcaaaatggcctctaggggtgttaaaggcagtcttccactcatccccctccctgatgcggaccaaatgataagcattacgtaagtccaatttagtgaaaacggacgctccctgcaacctctcaaaagctgaagacataagcggcaaaggataggtattctttaccgttatgttgttcagccctcggtagtcaatgcaaggtcgcaaggatccgtccttctttcccacaaaaaagaaccccgcccccgctggagaagaggaagggcggataaaccccgttgctagagaactggatatatatgaaacacagactcagaaacattaacaccagcagacaaaagacaagacaaatgacattcctcgctccagctaaccacagatccaaggcgccaattgatgctggggttgtgtttctgaagccaggtgtgaccgagaacgatgggggatgaaggtgagtccgtaatgtagaatgatatctcctcagtatgattgccagatgtggtgagggaaacaggtaaggtggtctgagtgatgactggtagtctgtgtccattgagagcaaagggtgcaatggggtgtttgagggaagtgagaggaatgttaagcttactagcgaactggaagtccatgaaattaccctctgccccagaatccaacaaggcgtgatgctcgagtgcgtgggtggaccaccgtagactcaccggaaggagtgtcgatgtagaagaggtctttctggcagagatcccacccgatagtagcctccgtcttactatcgggcttggtcttttaccggacaacgctggatgtgatgttcttgactgccgcagtataaacaaagtcccagggatctccgcctgatcctctcctcccgggagagccgagctcgccccacctgcatgggttcaagatctcccggtgggctgaccgcaacatctgagcgctgatactgagcctccggtctgttcgtgagaactgctctccccctccgtctggtggcttgatcgagtcgattctccactctgatggttaggtcaatcagactgttgagagaagtggggagctcgacggcacggatctcctgttggatgcggtcagccaacccatgcaggaagtgatcccactgcgcctcctcgttccacttacactccgcc
This genomic stretch from Carassius auratus strain Wakin unplaced genomic scaffold, ASM336829v1 scaf_tig00010005, whole genome shotgun sequence harbors:
- the LOC113072720 gene encoding mesoderm posterior protein 1-like; the protein is MDVSSPFFSYFTQNSWSCPSSDSEFYNISSPEAVSPPSYMDFSPSAQLQNNSSPPPEGAKAPMTGSSHQDGSRSRVGTRRTRCKNPSKQRQSTSEKEKLRMRDLTKALHHLRTYLPPSVAPVGQTLTKIETLRLTIRYISYLSAQLGLSEESLCQMRDLRAPRYQESAQTQGYSPPEYWGLGTSHQELSQSTFRPSEHVLRKTEMACHQVCMSMETSAYDDSFNSSSESLLEGPLYADTAPTYQDYNKAVHCPIVPEFWG